One part of the Verrucomicrobiia bacterium genome encodes these proteins:
- a CDS encoding sigma-70 family RNA polymerase sigma factor, giving the protein MAFDIHAAGSDANPMFATTHWSVVLLAGRDGTSPGAEQALLHLCQIYWYPVYAFFRRDRQSAEDSEDLTQTFFAALLKRNDLARVHPAKGRFRNFLLASARHFLMNELDRAKRLKRGGRVEVLSIDGLAAERWYQLEPVDESSPDKAFDRRWAETLIEVALDRLKADCEAASQGFRFEVLRDFVLGDPSGVTYAEAATRLGLSESAVTSAIHRMRLRFREHLLREAAQTLDDARDAESELRDLIEALSQ; this is encoded by the coding sequence ATGGCCTTCGACATTCACGCCGCAGGCTCGGATGCCAATCCGATGTTCGCGACGACCCATTGGAGTGTGGTGCTCCTTGCTGGGCGGGACGGCACGTCGCCCGGAGCCGAGCAGGCGCTGTTGCACTTGTGCCAGATCTACTGGTATCCGGTTTACGCGTTCTTCCGGCGTGACCGGCAGTCCGCCGAGGACTCCGAGGACCTTACCCAGACCTTCTTCGCGGCGCTCTTGAAGCGAAACGATCTGGCCCGGGTTCATCCGGCAAAGGGACGTTTCCGCAACTTCCTGCTGGCGTCCGCGCGCCACTTCCTGATGAACGAGCTGGACCGTGCCAAACGCCTGAAGCGAGGCGGGCGCGTGGAGGTCTTGTCGATCGACGGGTTGGCCGCGGAACGGTGGTATCAGTTGGAACCGGTGGATGAGTCGTCACCGGACAAGGCCTTCGACCGCCGTTGGGCCGAGACCTTGATCGAGGTGGCCCTGGATCGATTGAAGGCGGACTGTGAGGCCGCGAGCCAGGGATTCCGATTCGAGGTCCTGCGCGACTTCGTGCTCGGAGATCCATCGGGAGTGACCTACGCCGAGGCCGCCACGCGTCTCGGGTTGAGCGAGAGCGCTGTGACCTCGGCAATCCATCGGATGCGCCTGCGCTTTCGCGAACATCTGCTGCGGGAAGCGGCCCAGACTCTCGATGACGCTCGCGACGCGGAATCCGAGCTGCGCGACCTGATCGAGGCGTTGAGCCAATGA
- a CDS encoding excinuclease ABC subunit UvrC yields the protein MPVTPAIREKLAQLPHRPGIYLHKDRFGRVLYVGKARDLRKRVSTYFQPSRRLAWDLRLNALVESIHDVDWHVVKSEAEALLLEGRLIKEFQPRFNIDFRDDKRFLLLKVNLQDPIPRFTLTRLRHDDGSLYFGPFAHSGSVRRTLAVLRRRFHLRGCRPLQPGESDYRHCLYANLKYCTAPCIGNVSRDQYLAQVQAACDFMAGQCDELIADFEAEMKKAAARLDFEKAAQLRDAVTDLKRSTQKTGKFERIPYTLPVALDPESDLADLARALDLPALPARIEGFDISNISGTFMVASLVSFWRGRPDRSNYRRFRIKSVTQQDDFACMAETVRRRYARLRREVESKASSILPSPAATGEPRDEGGTASPQELQRAANDISAAFAGRPPRSDTDAAAMGIASRRSRKPPAPAPPDDDPDSPSTPSPSDPPTEAASPAKPPSQPRYPDLILIDGGKGQLGAALAELEKLGLGAIPVVGLAKEFEEIHRPGDREPLRLGLDRPAVRLLQRVRDEAHRFANTFNAQLRLKRISESLLDEFPGMGEIRKQALLRRFGSVQRLKRASLEEIASVPGFGGATATRLLEFLAARGP from the coding sequence ATGCCCGTCACCCCCGCAATCCGCGAAAAGCTCGCGCAACTCCCCCATCGGCCGGGCATCTACCTCCACAAGGACCGCTTCGGCCGCGTCCTCTACGTCGGCAAGGCCCGCGATCTGCGCAAACGCGTCAGCACCTACTTCCAACCCTCCCGCCGCCTCGCCTGGGACCTCCGCCTCAACGCCCTGGTCGAGTCCATCCACGACGTGGACTGGCACGTGGTGAAATCCGAGGCCGAGGCCCTCCTCCTCGAAGGCAGGCTCATCAAGGAGTTCCAGCCCCGCTTCAACATCGACTTCCGCGACGACAAACGCTTCCTCCTGCTCAAGGTCAATCTTCAGGATCCCATCCCCCGCTTCACCCTCACCCGGCTGCGCCACGACGACGGCAGCCTCTACTTCGGTCCCTTCGCCCATTCCGGCTCCGTCCGCCGCACCCTCGCGGTCCTGCGCCGCCGTTTTCATCTCCGCGGCTGCCGCCCCCTCCAGCCCGGCGAATCCGATTACCGCCACTGCCTCTACGCCAACCTCAAGTACTGCACCGCCCCCTGCATCGGCAATGTCTCCCGCGACCAGTACCTCGCCCAGGTCCAGGCCGCCTGCGACTTCATGGCCGGCCAGTGCGACGAACTCATCGCCGACTTCGAGGCCGAGATGAAGAAGGCCGCCGCCCGCCTCGACTTCGAAAAAGCCGCCCAGCTCCGCGACGCCGTCACCGACCTCAAACGTTCCACCCAGAAGACCGGCAAGTTCGAGCGCATCCCCTACACCCTCCCCGTCGCCCTCGACCCCGAATCGGATCTCGCCGATCTGGCCCGTGCCCTCGACCTCCCCGCCCTCCCCGCCCGCATCGAAGGCTTCGATATCTCCAACATTAGCGGCACCTTCATGGTCGCTTCCCTCGTCAGCTTCTGGCGCGGCCGCCCCGACCGCTCCAATTATCGCCGCTTCCGCATAAAGTCCGTCACCCAGCAGGACGACTTCGCCTGCATGGCCGAAACCGTCCGCCGCCGCTACGCCCGCCTGCGCCGCGAGGTCGAATCGAAAGCCTCCTCCATCCTCCCCAGCCCGGCAGCCACCGGCGAACCCCGCGACGAAGGCGGCACCGCCAGCCCCCAGGAACTCCAACGCGCCGCCAACGACATCAGCGCCGCCTTCGCCGGACGCCCGCCCCGATCTGATACCGACGCCGCCGCCATGGGCATTGCTTCGCGACGGTCCCGCAAGCCACCCGCCCCCGCCCCCCCGGACGACGATCCCGATTCCCCATCGACCCCGTCCCCTTCCGATCCCCCCACGGAAGCCGCGTCGCCCGCCAAACCCCCAAGCCAGCCCCGGTACCCGGACCTGATTCTCATCGACGGGGGCAAAGGCCAGCTCGGCGCCGCCCTCGCTGAACTCGAGAAACTGGGTCTCGGCGCCATCCCCGTGGTGGGCCTCGCCAAGGAGTTCGAGGAAATCCATCGTCCGGGCGACCGCGAACCCCTACGGCTCGGCCTCGATCGCCCCGCCGTGCGGCTCCTCCAGCGCGTCCGCGACGAGGCGCACCGCTTCGCCAACACCTTCAACGCCCAGCTTCGCCTCAAGCGCATCAGCGAAAGCCTCCTCGACGAATTCCCCGGCATGGGCGAGATCCGCAAACAGGCCCTCCTGCGACGCTTCGGCTCCGTCCAGCGCCTCAAGCGGGCGTCCCTCGAGGAAATCGCCTCCGTCCCCGGCTTCGGCGGCGCCACCGCCACCCGCCTCCTCGAGTTCCTCGCCGCCCGCGGCCCCTGA
- a CDS encoding sugar phosphate isomerase/epimerase: protein MILTGIGDEAGSLLDSQIAAVRELGWNQLEMRGVQLPGVPKANFHDLPDAAFDQAAARLAESGVGVYCFGSTIMNWAKTIETPWEVTLAEVERCLPRMQRLGTRFVRIMSFKPADDAHSIPKVVFDRVREVTQRFLDAGLTPVHENCMNYGGMSWQHALELLDRCPGLRWVFDTANPVFNPDRSKPKPWPRQDPWEFWEHVRDHVVHIHVKDATWNPGKSDADYTWPGEGEGAVRRILADALHRGYEEAISIEPHMVVVFHDAQSQAANDDATRANFVEYGCRLDALIADIRTNG, encoded by the coding sequence ATGATCCTCACCGGCATCGGCGACGAAGCAGGCAGTCTCCTGGATTCCCAGATTGCCGCGGTCCGCGAACTCGGCTGGAACCAGCTTGAAATGCGGGGCGTGCAACTCCCGGGCGTTCCCAAGGCGAACTTCCACGATCTCCCCGACGCGGCCTTCGATCAGGCCGCCGCCCGCCTCGCCGAATCCGGCGTCGGCGTGTACTGCTTCGGCTCCACGATCATGAACTGGGCCAAGACCATCGAGACACCCTGGGAGGTCACGCTCGCCGAGGTGGAACGATGCCTGCCCCGGATGCAGCGGCTGGGCACCCGCTTCGTCCGGATCATGAGCTTCAAACCGGCCGACGATGCCCACAGCATTCCCAAGGTGGTCTTCGACCGGGTGCGGGAGGTCACCCAGCGCTTCCTCGATGCCGGGCTGACCCCGGTCCACGAGAACTGCATGAACTACGGCGGCATGAGCTGGCAGCACGCCCTCGAACTGCTCGACCGCTGTCCCGGCCTGCGCTGGGTGTTCGACACCGCCAATCCCGTCTTCAATCCCGACCGCTCGAAGCCCAAGCCGTGGCCGCGCCAGGACCCGTGGGAGTTCTGGGAACATGTGCGCGACCACGTGGTCCACATCCACGTCAAGGACGCCACCTGGAATCCCGGCAAAAGCGACGCCGACTACACCTGGCCCGGCGAGGGGGAAGGCGCCGTCCGCCGCATCCTCGCCGACGCCCTCCACCGCGGGTATGAGGAGGCGATTTCCATCGAACCCCACATGGTGGTCGTCTTCCACGATGCCCAGTCCCAGGCCGCCAACGACGACGCCACCCGCGCGAACTTCGTCGAGTACGGTTGCCGCCTCGATGCCCTGATCGCGGACATCCGGACCAACGGTTGA
- a CDS encoding FkbM family methyltransferase, whose product MTTVLRSLTRTIVPRRIRNWLRSPRQTARWILNAWRPPIAHPVRTDWTLRCPRNAVERAFHLQSQDPPQIREFDDFVRHLRAAGRVNLLDVGCHFGIFCGATLHYGAPGSRVLGVDPSSEARAMVARIARLNGWTDRLTFLQAAVGARDGQIELVETGLTGAGYMVLPRNHPRADRLTLPLRTVDSLAQSLEDPPTLVKIDVEGLESDVLAGGPLTFGERRTPLFLELHNAMIRERGADPAAVLDRLSAFGYRTFLIGDQPCSPPSLLEPPIARFLALHPRTP is encoded by the coding sequence GTGACGACGGTCCTGCGTTCCCTGACCCGCACGATCGTGCCCCGCAGGATTCGCAATTGGCTGCGATCCCCCCGCCAGACCGCCCGCTGGATCCTCAACGCCTGGCGTCCCCCGATCGCCCATCCCGTGCGGACCGACTGGACCCTCCGTTGTCCCCGCAACGCCGTCGAACGTGCCTTCCACCTCCAGTCCCAGGACCCCCCCCAGATCCGTGAGTTCGATGATTTCGTCCGTCACCTCCGCGCGGCCGGCCGGGTGAACCTCCTCGATGTCGGCTGCCATTTCGGAATCTTCTGCGGCGCCACCCTCCACTACGGCGCCCCGGGTTCCCGTGTCCTGGGCGTGGACCCATCGTCCGAGGCCCGCGCCATGGTCGCCCGCATCGCCCGCCTCAACGGCTGGACGGACCGCCTCACCTTCCTCCAGGCCGCCGTCGGGGCCCGGGATGGCCAGATCGAACTGGTCGAAACCGGGCTCACCGGGGCGGGCTACATGGTCCTGCCCCGCAACCATCCCCGGGCCGACCGCCTCACCCTGCCCCTGCGCACCGTCGATTCCCTCGCCCAATCCCTCGAAGACCCCCCCACCCTTGTGAAAATCGACGTCGAAGGCCTCGAATCCGATGTCCTCGCCGGCGGGCCGCTCACCTTCGGCGAACGCCGCACCCCGCTCTTCCTCGAACTTCACAATGCCATGATCCGCGAACGCGGCGCCGACCCCGCCGCCGTCCTCGACCGCCTCTCCGCCTTCGGCTACCGCACGTTCCTCATCGGCGACCAACCCTGCTCCCCTCCATCCCTCCTCGAACCGCCGATCGCCCGCTTCCTCGCCCTCCACCCCCGCACCCCATAA